In Pantoea agglomerans, the genomic stretch GTGCCGCGCTGCTGCTCTCGGCATGCAGCAGCAGCAGCGATAACGAACCGCCCCAACAGGCCACCGCAGCGCATATCCAGCCTCACGTCATTATGTCGTCGCTGGCGGAAAGCAACTGCGCCGGCGCAGGCGGCACGCTGGCATTTTCTCACCAGCTGGACGGCACGCGCATCGGCATGTGCCAGCTGGCAAACGGACGCCGCTGCGACGAACAGGCGCTAATAGGCGGCAACTGCGCCCGCTGATACCACAACAGGCGCTTTTAGTTGGCAACTGCGCCCGCTACTGGCACAGCAGGCGCTTCTCGACGGCAACGCCCGTCAGGCTGAGGCGGAGAGCTGATTCGGGCAGGTTTCGCCCTTTTCAAGCTGGCTGAGATTGGACAACGTCGTTTCCGAAATCGCCGTCAGCGCCTCAGCGGTCAGAAACGCCTGATGGCCGGTAAACAGCACGTTGTGGCAGGCGGAGAGCCGACGGAACA encodes the following:
- a CDS encoding DUF333 domain-containing protein; amino-acid sequence: MKAATFLLAGAALLLSACSSSSDNEPPQQATAAHIQPHVIMSSLAESNCAGAGGTLAFSHQLDGTRIGMCQLANGRRCDEQALIGGNCAR